In the genome of Vicia villosa cultivar HV-30 ecotype Madison, WI linkage group LG7, Vvil1.0, whole genome shotgun sequence, one region contains:
- the LOC131617530 gene encoding uncharacterized protein LOC131617530: MSSTSFLLIIIQVSSGKDGSKKDVIMVDPVEAKRLAAKQMERIKAKEKLKKRRQIEAINGAWAMIGLTVGLVIEGQTGKSIMTQLQDYFGAIIHLFVK, from the exons atgaGTTCTACatcttttttattaataattatacaGGTATCTTCAGGAAAGGATGGTTCAAAAAAGGATGTAATCATGGTTGATCCTGTGGAAGCCAAGCGATTAGCGGCCAAACAAATGGAAAGAATTAAAGCAAAAGAAAAACTCAAG AAAAGACGCCAAATTGAGGCAATTAACGGAGCTTGGGCAATGATTGGCCTCACGGTGGGTTTAGTTATTGAAGGTCAAACCGGAAAAAGTATTATGACTCAG CTGCAAGACTACTTTGGAGCAATTATTCACCTTTTTGTGAAGTAG